In a single window of the Agrobacterium vitis genome:
- the smpB gene encoding SsrA-binding protein SmpB, with the protein MAPRGSQRTVNKIVAENRKARFNYEIIDTYEAGIMLTGTEVKSLREGKANIAESYASDEGEEIWLINSHLPEYLQANRFNHEPRRRRKLLLNKREINRLRVAINREGMTLVPLKIYFNEKGRAKLELALAKGKKLHDKRETEKERDWNRQKSRLLKTG; encoded by the coding sequence ATGGCACCCAGAGGCAGCCAGCGCACCGTAAACAAGATCGTTGCGGAAAACCGCAAGGCGCGGTTCAACTATGAGATCATCGACACCTACGAGGCTGGCATCATGCTGACCGGCACGGAGGTCAAGTCTCTGCGCGAAGGCAAGGCCAATATTGCCGAATCCTATGCTTCGGACGAGGGTGAGGAAATCTGGCTGATCAATTCGCATCTGCCGGAATATCTACAGGCCAACCGTTTCAACCATGAACCGCGCCGTCGCCGCAAATTGCTGCTCAACAAGCGAGAGATCAACCGGCTGCGCGTTGCCATCAATCGCGAAGGCATGACGCTGGTGCCGTTGAAGATCTATTTCAACGAAAAAGGCCGCGCCAAGCTGGAATTGGCCTTGGCCAAGGGCAAGAAATTGCATGACAAGCGCGAGACCGAGAAGGAACGCGACTGGAACCGCCAGAAAAGCCGGTTGCTGAAGACGGGCTGA
- the dapA gene encoding 4-hydroxy-tetrahydrodipicolinate synthase, which produces MFQGSMPALVTPFTETGAIDEKAFAAHVEWQIAEGSSGLVPVGTTGESPTLTHAEHKRVVELCIEVVAKRVPVIAGAGSNNTMEAIDLAQHAEKAGADAVLVVTPYYNKPTQKGLIAHFSAIAQAVSLPIIIYNIPPRSVIDMSPETMGKLAQAHKTIVGVKDATGKLERVSEQRITCGREFIQLSGEDATALGFNAHGGVGCISVTANVAPRLCAEFQAATLAGDFAKALDYQDRLMPLHKAIFLEPGLCGAKYALSRLGRMGRTARLPLLSTLEASTEAAIDAALQHAGLMN; this is translated from the coding sequence ATGTTCCAGGGTTCCATGCCCGCGCTCGTCACGCCATTCACCGAAACCGGGGCGATTGACGAGAAAGCCTTTGCCGCTCATGTCGAATGGCAGATCGCCGAAGGCAGTTCCGGCCTGGTGCCGGTCGGCACAACAGGCGAATCGCCAACCCTGACCCATGCCGAGCACAAACGGGTGGTGGAGCTGTGCATCGAAGTGGTCGCCAAGCGGGTTCCGGTGATAGCCGGTGCTGGCTCCAACAATACGATGGAAGCCATCGATCTCGCCCAACACGCCGAAAAGGCCGGGGCCGATGCCGTGCTGGTGGTGACACCTTATTATAACAAGCCGACCCAAAAGGGGCTGATTGCGCATTTCTCGGCGATTGCCCAGGCCGTATCCCTGCCGATCATCATCTACAATATTCCGCCGCGCTCGGTAATCGATATGAGCCCGGAAACCATGGGCAAGCTGGCCCAGGCCCATAAGACCATTGTTGGCGTCAAGGACGCTACCGGCAAGCTGGAGCGGGTTTCCGAACAGCGGATCACCTGTGGGCGTGAGTTCATCCAGCTGTCCGGCGAGGACGCTACCGCGCTGGGCTTCAACGCCCATGGCGGTGTTGGCTGCATCTCGGTGACGGCCAATGTCGCGCCGCGCCTGTGCGCCGAGTTCCAGGCAGCAACGCTGGCGGGGGATTTCGCCAAGGCGCTTGATTACCAGGATCGGCTGATGCCGCTGCATAAGGCGATCTTCCTGGAACCGGGCCTTTGCGGAGCGAAATACGCCCTGTCTCGGCTTGGTCGGATGGGCCGGACCGCACGGCTGCCGCTGCTATCGACACTGGAAGCCTCGACCGAAGCGGCCATCGATGCAGCCCTTCAGCATGCGGGCCTGATGAACTGA
- a CDS encoding transglycosylase SLT domain-containing protein, translating to MKRTILLKLALSIGVAALAPAGVSWSQPLLGGGDVPAPANRPAALSASSASSVSGDITGSIPVVAPMPVERSPLKSGLDALSDRNGALALSIRDAMPQGLDRHMLTWSIAMSGLAGIPSSEIANAQRELKGWPGLSAFRANSEKALLRENPPAPDVLAAFGETKPETAEGTIILTRALVASGNRSRAVFVLKDLWRSQPLEIATEDRILSEFGGLLTRADHKLRMDYLMYRGRTAQAKRFALLGDAQALYAAWMAVNSRSPKAVALVQAASARFGNDPALLFVKIEYQRRQDNYQDAAKLLALVPRDASRLVNPGEWWNERRIVARGLADDGKYRLAYQVAAGYTATDLVDIVDAEFHAGWYALRGLNDPKTAAQHFRRIVEASHRPLSASRAYYWLGRADEAQGNPTAARQDFVRAADYPGTFYGQLAGARLKQTRLDIRYPTPTDEDRRRFASREAIIAIDRYKAAGHEWRGASLYRALAEQLQSPGELALLASKAERAGNHQLSLQVGKTAYGRGINVPALAFPIGVIPASANIAGSGKALAYAIARQESAFNPAAVSAANAKGLLQLMPATAKAVAKRHDMTFSPDRLTQDAAYNATLGAHYLGEQIDAFGGSYILTFIAYNAGPKRVPEWINRYGDPRGMPIDDVVDWIERIPFPETRGYVQRVMENYQIYKTRLGQTADIEHDLRYGR from the coding sequence ATGAAACGGACCATTTTGCTCAAGCTTGCCCTGTCCATAGGTGTGGCAGCGCTGGCCCCTGCCGGTGTGTCCTGGTCCCAGCCGCTCCTGGGTGGCGGGGATGTGCCAGCGCCGGCCAACCGTCCAGCGGCGCTTTCGGCCTCTTCCGCCTCCTCTGTTTCTGGCGACATTACCGGCTCCATCCCGGTTGTCGCGCCCATGCCGGTCGAACGGTCGCCGCTGAAATCCGGCCTCGACGCCCTGTCGGACCGCAACGGAGCGCTGGCGCTGTCGATTCGCGATGCCATGCCCCAGGGGCTGGACCGGCATATGCTGACATGGTCGATAGCCATGTCGGGCCTTGCCGGCATTCCCTCCTCGGAAATTGCCAATGCCCAGCGCGAGCTGAAAGGCTGGCCGGGCCTTTCCGCCTTCCGCGCCAATTCGGAAAAGGCGCTGTTGCGCGAAAACCCGCCAGCCCCGGATGTATTGGCAGCCTTCGGAGAGACCAAGCCGGAAACGGCAGAAGGCACGATCATCCTGACCCGCGCCCTGGTGGCAAGCGGCAATCGCAGCCGCGCCGTTTTTGTCCTGAAAGACCTGTGGCGCAGCCAGCCGCTGGAGATTGCCACCGAAGACCGCATCCTCAGCGAATTCGGCGGCTTGCTGACCCGCGCCGATCACAAGCTGCGGATGGATTACCTGATGTATCGCGGCCGCACCGCCCAGGCCAAGCGATTCGCGTTGCTTGGCGATGCGCAGGCTCTTTATGCCGCCTGGATGGCCGTCAACAGCCGCTCGCCCAAGGCCGTGGCGCTGGTTCAGGCCGCCAGCGCACGATTTGGCAATGATCCTGCATTGCTGTTCGTCAAAATCGAGTATCAGCGCCGTCAGGACAATTACCAGGACGCGGCAAAGCTGCTGGCGCTTGTGCCCAGAGACGCGTCACGATTGGTCAATCCCGGCGAATGGTGGAACGAGCGGCGTATTGTGGCGCGCGGCCTTGCCGATGACGGCAAATACCGGCTGGCCTATCAGGTTGCCGCTGGCTATACCGCCACCGACCTGGTCGATATCGTCGATGCCGAGTTTCATGCGGGCTGGTATGCCCTGCGCGGCCTCAATGATCCCAAAACCGCAGCCCAGCATTTTCGCCGGATTGTCGAGGCGTCGCACCGGCCACTATCGGCATCACGCGCCTATTATTGGCTGGGGCGTGCCGATGAAGCGCAAGGCAATCCGACCGCCGCGAGGCAGGATTTTGTTCGGGCAGCCGATTATCCCGGCACATTCTATGGACAATTGGCAGGCGCCCGCCTGAAGCAGACACGGCTCGACATTCGCTACCCCACACCGACGGACGAAGACCGCCGCCGATTCGCAAGCCGGGAAGCCATTATTGCTATCGACCGCTACAAGGCCGCCGGCCACGAATGGCGCGGCGCAAGCCTTTACCGGGCCTTGGCCGAACAATTGCAAAGCCCTGGAGAACTGGCGCTTCTCGCCTCCAAGGCCGAGCGCGCCGGCAATCACCAATTGTCGTTGCAGGTGGGCAAGACCGCCTATGGCCGTGGTATAAACGTGCCGGCTTTGGCCTTTCCCATCGGCGTCATTCCCGCTTCCGCCAATATCGCCGGCTCCGGCAAGGCTCTGGCCTATGCCATTGCCCGCCAGGAAAGCGCATTCAACCCGGCAGCCGTGTCCGCCGCCAATGCCAAGGGCCTGCTGCAACTGATGCCGGCCACGGCAAAGGCCGTCGCCAAGCGTCATGACATGACATTTTCACCGGATCGGCTGACCCAGGACGCCGCTTATAATGCCACGCTCGGCGCCCATTATCTGGGCGAACAGATCGACGCTTTTGGCGGCTCTTATATATTGACGTTCATTGCCTATAATGCGGGCCCGAAACGGGTACCGGAATGGATCAACCGCTACGGCGATCCACGCGGCATGCCAATCGATGACGTGGTGGACTGGATCGAGCGCATCCCCTTCCCTGAAACGCGTGGTTATGTGCAGCGCGTCATGGAAAACTACCAGATCTACAAGACCCGGCTGGGGCAGACCGCAGATATCGAGCACGATCTTCGTTACGGCCGCTAA
- a CDS encoding alpha/beta fold hydrolase produces the protein MQHLESGTFQDRTVTAADGIQLFVRDYQASGDTDLASLPPVVCLPGLTRNHRDFTQLARRLSAGGRRVICIDSRGRGGSGRDPDPKNYNLLTEMADVIAMLDEFAIAQADFIGTSRGGLLLHFLAVMHSSRIRSVILNDVGPVLEKEGLIAIRDYLSGNGGPKTWADCPAYLKSVHGATFPVLEQQDWEDMAQALYRDENGIPVADYDPAIAAQISSIDFSKPIPDLWVQYEALAPFPLLIIRGEHSQLLSRQASESMIARHPSASLVIAKGQGHAPLLHLMPLAAEIERFLSGR, from the coding sequence ATGCAACACCTGGAGAGTGGGACCTTTCAAGACCGGACGGTTACGGCCGCCGACGGCATCCAACTGTTCGTGCGCGATTACCAAGCCAGTGGCGATACTGATCTGGCTTCCCTGCCCCCAGTCGTCTGCCTGCCCGGCCTGACCCGCAATCACCGCGATTTCACGCAACTGGCACGGCGGCTTTCTGCGGGCGGAAGACGGGTGATCTGCATCGATTCGCGCGGTCGTGGCGGCTCCGGGCGTGATCCGGACCCGAAGAACTACAATCTTTTGACGGAAATGGCCGATGTGATCGCCATGCTGGATGAATTCGCCATTGCTCAGGCGGATTTTATCGGCACATCCAGAGGCGGACTTCTGCTGCATTTCCTGGCCGTCATGCATTCCAGCCGTATTCGCAGCGTGATTCTCAACGATGTGGGCCCGGTTCTGGAAAAAGAAGGCCTGATCGCTATCAGGGATTATCTGAGCGGCAATGGCGGACCAAAAACCTGGGCGGATTGCCCCGCCTATCTCAAATCCGTGCATGGTGCGACGTTTCCGGTGCTGGAACAGCAGGACTGGGAAGACATGGCACAGGCGCTCTACCGCGACGAAAACGGTATCCCCGTCGCCGACTACGATCCGGCGATTGCCGCACAAATCTCCAGCATCGATTTCAGCAAGCCCATCCCGGATTTATGGGTGCAATATGAGGCGCTGGCCCCCTTCCCTCTGCTGATCATTCGCGGGGAGCATTCCCAACTGCTATCCAGGCAGGCAAGCGAATCAATGATCGCACGCCATCCCTCGGCCAGCTTGGTCATCGCCAAGGGCCAGGGCCACGCACCATTGCTGCATCTCATGCCGCTTGCTGCCGAGATCGAGCGATTCCTGAGTGGCAGGTAA
- a CDS encoding porin — protein sequence MNIKSLLLGSAAALAAVSGAQAADAIVAAAPEPAEYVRVCDAFGTGYFYIPGTETCLRVKGYVRFEVQGNSNDSESSWSGNRDWNARTRGLVTFDAKNDSEIGTIGSTITVRTWADESGGSLELDEAFITVAGFQVGEFYNYFDTGLSGETDDLGSNRLNSIAYNYKSDTFFAGIAVDELTGYYSRTRDLSQTDAYSQNKRVGVEGQVGGSFGPVTATLLGGWDAVANDGAVRLLATANLGPGVLGVAGLYSTGVSAYYDKAEWTIAAEYAAKITDKLTLTPGVQYFANTEVDSSGDYTGRDIWKGGLTLDYKLAEGLTTKVSAQYQDHGWTSSDEVWSGFVRLQRSF from the coding sequence ATGAACATCAAGAGCCTTCTTCTCGGCTCCGCTGCGGCTCTCGCAGCAGTATCCGGCGCCCAGGCAGCTGACGCTATCGTTGCTGCTGCTCCGGAACCCGCTGAATACGTCCGCGTTTGCGACGCCTTCGGCACTGGCTACTTCTACATCCCCGGCACCGAAACCTGCCTTCGCGTTAAGGGCTATGTCCGTTTCGAAGTTCAGGGCAACAGCAACGACAGCGAATCGTCCTGGTCGGGTAACCGCGACTGGAACGCTCGTACTCGTGGCCTCGTCACTTTCGACGCCAAGAACGACTCCGAGATCGGCACAATCGGCTCCACCATCACGGTCCGCACCTGGGCTGATGAAAGCGGCGGCAGCCTCGAACTCGACGAAGCCTTCATCACTGTTGCTGGCTTCCAGGTCGGTGAATTCTACAACTACTTCGATACGGGCCTGTCCGGCGAAACCGATGACCTCGGCTCGAACCGTCTGAACTCGATCGCTTACAACTACAAGTCCGATACCTTCTTCGCTGGTATCGCTGTTGACGAACTGACCGGCTACTACAGCCGTACACGTGACCTCAGCCAGACTGACGCTTACAGCCAGAACAAGCGCGTTGGCGTTGAAGGTCAGGTTGGCGGTTCTTTCGGTCCAGTAACAGCAACCCTGCTGGGTGGCTGGGACGCAGTTGCTAACGACGGCGCTGTTCGCCTGCTGGCAACCGCAAACCTCGGCCCTGGCGTTCTCGGCGTTGCTGGTCTGTACTCGACCGGCGTATCCGCTTACTACGACAAGGCTGAGTGGACGATTGCTGCTGAATACGCAGCAAAGATCACCGACAAGCTGACCCTGACTCCTGGCGTTCAGTACTTCGCTAACACCGAAGTTGACAGCAGCGGCGACTACACCGGCCGTGACATCTGGAAGGGTGGCTTGACACTGGACTATAAGCTGGCTGAAGGCTTGACCACCAAGGTTTCCGCTCAGTACCAGGATCATGGCTGGACAAGCAGCGACGAAGTCTGGTCTGGTTTCGTTCGCTTGCAGCGTTCGTTCTAA
- a CDS encoding porin: MNIKGLLLGSAAALAAVSGAQAADAIVAAAPEPAEYVRVCDAFGTGYFYIPGTETCLKMSGYVRFEVQGASNNSLGDDRNWNARTRGLVTFDAKNDSELGTIGSTITVRTWADEDGGSIELDEAFITVAGFQIGSFYNPWDSDLSGETDDIGSNRLNSIAYKYKADNFFVYGSVDELTGYYSRTPASGSDPYGNNDRVGLEAQVGTTYGPVTANLLGSWDFATNNGAVRGLATAEVGPGEFGIAAIYSTGASAYYDLGKWTVAAQYAAKITDKLSLTPGIQYWNETQVDASGDYYGRDILKAGLTVDYKLAEGLTTKVSAQYQDHDWDGNDDVWTGFVRLERKF; encoded by the coding sequence ATGAATATTAAGGGCCTTCTTCTCGGCTCCGCTGCGGCTCTCGCAGCAGTATCTGGCGCACAGGCTGCTGACGCTATTGTTGCCGCTGCCCCCGAACCTGCTGAATATGTCCGCGTTTGCGATGCTTTCGGCACTGGCTACTTCTACATTCCTGGCACTGAAACCTGCTTGAAGATGAGCGGCTACGTTCGTTTTGAAGTTCAGGGCGCAAGCAACAACAGCCTGGGCGATGATCGTAACTGGAATGCTCGTACGCGTGGCCTCGTCACTTTCGACGCCAAGAACGACTCCGAGCTCGGCACGATCGGCTCCACCATCACGGTCCGCACCTGGGCTGATGAAGACGGCGGTAGCATCGAACTCGACGAAGCCTTCATCACTGTTGCTGGCTTCCAGATTGGTTCCTTCTACAATCCTTGGGATAGCGATCTGTCCGGCGAAACCGACGATATCGGTTCGAACCGTTTGAACTCGATCGCTTACAAGTACAAGGCCGACAACTTCTTCGTATACGGCTCCGTTGACGAACTGACCGGTTACTACAGCCGCACTCCGGCTTCTGGCTCTGATCCGTACGGCAACAACGACCGCGTTGGTCTTGAAGCTCAGGTTGGCACCACCTACGGTCCTGTCACCGCGAACCTGCTCGGTTCCTGGGACTTCGCAACCAACAACGGCGCTGTCCGTGGTTTGGCAACTGCTGAAGTTGGTCCTGGCGAATTCGGCATTGCCGCAATCTACTCGACCGGCGCCAGCGCTTACTACGACCTGGGCAAGTGGACTGTTGCTGCTCAGTACGCAGCAAAGATCACCGACAAGCTCAGCCTGACCCCTGGCATTCAGTACTGGAATGAAACCCAGGTTGACGCTTCTGGCGACTATTACGGCCGCGATATCTTGAAGGCTGGTCTGACGGTTGACTACAAGCTGGCTGAAGGCCTGACCACCAAGGTTTCGGCTCAGTACCAGGACCACGACTGGGATGGCAACGACGACGTTTGGACGGGCTTTGTTCGTCTGGAACGCAAGTTCTGA
- a CDS encoding NAD(P)/FAD-dependent oxidoreductase, with product MENSLVIVGAGQAGFSVASKLRALNDQRPITMIGLAPELPYQRPPLSKKYLIGEMSFDRLLLRPAQWYDENAITLRLSSWVEEIDRSKKLLRLQDGSSLSYDKLVLATGSTPRGLPQEIGGNLAGVYTIRNKADADRLAEVMKPGRRLLIIGGGYIGLEAAAVARHLGLEVTVIEMADRILSRVAAKETADFIRAVHQGHGVMIRESMGLKRLLGTNDVVTAAELSDGSRLEVDLVIVGIGATANDGLARNAGLHVQNGIIVDSYARTSDHDIFAAGDCALLPWGEGAVRLESVQNAVDQGEAIAMTLAGGTMPYAPKPWFWSDQYDLKLQIAGLNLGYDETIVRPGMREGSLSVWYYRQDRFLAVDAINDAKAYVTAKKLLEAGRSADKAIIGNPQEDLKQLLA from the coding sequence GTGGAAAATTCATTGGTGATTGTCGGTGCAGGGCAGGCCGGTTTTTCTGTTGCGTCAAAACTACGGGCGCTGAACGATCAACGACCGATCACCATGATTGGCCTTGCGCCGGAATTGCCCTATCAGCGCCCACCGCTTTCAAAAAAATATCTGATCGGCGAAATGAGTTTTGATCGACTGCTGTTGCGGCCTGCCCAATGGTACGATGAAAATGCGATCACCCTGCGCCTTTCCAGTTGGGTGGAGGAAATTGATCGATCGAAAAAGCTGCTTCGACTTCAGGACGGTTCATCACTTTCCTATGATAAACTCGTGCTTGCCACCGGTTCGACGCCGCGCGGATTGCCTCAGGAAATTGGCGGCAACTTGGCTGGGGTCTACACCATCCGCAATAAGGCGGATGCTGACCGCCTGGCTGAGGTGATGAAACCAGGGCGGCGGCTGTTGATCATAGGGGGCGGCTATATTGGACTGGAGGCTGCAGCCGTTGCGCGCCATCTCGGCCTTGAGGTCACGGTGATCGAAATGGCCGACCGCATTCTATCGCGTGTTGCCGCCAAAGAGACCGCCGATTTCATTCGTGCCGTTCACCAGGGCCATGGCGTGATGATTCGCGAAAGTATGGGCTTGAAACGCCTTCTTGGGACGAATGATGTCGTGACCGCAGCCGAGCTTTCAGATGGCAGCAGGCTCGAAGTCGATCTGGTGATCGTCGGGATCGGCGCCACCGCCAATGATGGATTGGCACGCAACGCCGGACTGCATGTACAGAATGGCATTATTGTCGACAGCTATGCGCGGACCTCCGATCATGACATCTTCGCCGCAGGCGACTGCGCTCTGCTTCCCTGGGGTGAGGGGGCTGTTCGGCTGGAATCGGTTCAGAATGCCGTCGATCAAGGGGAAGCCATTGCCATGACGCTCGCGGGTGGGACAATGCCCTATGCGCCGAAACCCTGGTTCTGGTCCGATCAATATGATCTGAAACTGCAAATCGCCGGGCTTAACCTGGGCTATGACGAGACGATTGTCAGACCGGGCATGCGCGAGGGTAGCCTTTCTGTCTGGTATTATCGCCAGGACCGTTTCCTTGCGGTCGATGCCATCAATGATGCCAAGGCCTATGTCACAGCCAAGAAGCTTCTGGAAGCCGGCCGGTCCGCCGATAAGGCGATAATTGGCAATCCGCAGGAAGATCTAAAGCAGTTGCTGGCCTGA
- a CDS encoding PilZ domain-containing protein has protein sequence MLQGTHLATVTSEMYERRWDRYQVRRPARIMAVRAGLSGVTMRSATVLDISRGGAGLELDTGIGLGSHYYLEVLGIATRIGCAEAFRNGTRAGVKFLMPISEVLLQRIIRTDFVMSADRAKDNAGKTVAPGTGRLAR, from the coding sequence ATGCTGCAAGGAACCCATTTAGCGACCGTCACTTCAGAAATGTATGAGCGGCGCTGGGACCGTTATCAGGTTCGCAGACCCGCTCGCATCATGGCGGTCCGGGCAGGTTTGAGCGGGGTGACCATGCGCAGCGCGACGGTGCTGGATATTTCCCGCGGTGGCGCCGGTCTCGAATTGGATACGGGTATCGGCCTTGGCAGCCATTACTATCTGGAGGTGCTAGGGATTGCTACGCGCATTGGCTGTGCCGAAGCTTTTCGCAACGGCACAAGGGCTGGTGTCAAATTTCTGATGCCGATTTCAGAAGTCTTGTTGCAACGGATCATCCGTACGGACTTCGTCATGAGTGCCGACCGCGCCAAAGACAATGCTGGAAAAACCGTTGCGCCGGGTACAGGCAGACTTGCCCGGTGA
- a CDS encoding pyridoxal phosphate-dependent aminotransferase has translation MSSFSRFTPLISRLPATVPFVGPEAIERQRSLPVKARIGANESGFGPSPNVHLALQAASSEIWKYADPENFDLKAALAGHYGLGADNFAVGEGVDDLLGLTVRLVIEQGLPVVTSLGGYPTFNFHVNGFGGRLVTVPYRQDREDLDGLLEAVRRENAPLAYLANPDNPMGSWHESRDVVAFARALPETCLLILDEAYSETAPAGSIPAVDALIDLPNVLRMRTFSKAYGLAGARIGYAIGTPGTVSAFDKIRNHFGMVRTSVAAALAALADQDYLTATVTRIIAARERISLIARQNGLQPLASATNFVAVDCGRDAAYARAIVNGLMQHGVFIRMPGVAPLNRCIRISAGLPEDLDLLEQVLPMVLRDLESR, from the coding sequence ATGTCATCGTTTTCGCGGTTTACACCGCTTATCTCCCGCCTGCCCGCCACCGTTCCCTTTGTCGGCCCCGAGGCTATCGAGCGCCAGCGCAGTCTGCCGGTCAAGGCCAGGATCGGCGCCAATGAAAGCGGCTTCGGTCCCTCGCCCAACGTTCACCTGGCGTTGCAGGCCGCCTCATCCGAAATCTGGAAATATGCCGATCCCGAAAATTTCGATCTGAAGGCCGCCCTGGCTGGCCATTATGGCCTTGGCGCCGATAATTTTGCGGTTGGCGAAGGCGTTGATGATCTTCTGGGGCTGACCGTGCGGCTGGTGATCGAGCAGGGTTTGCCAGTCGTCACTTCGCTTGGCGGTTATCCGACCTTCAATTTTCACGTCAACGGGTTTGGTGGGCGACTGGTAACGGTGCCCTATCGGCAGGACCGCGAGGATCTTGACGGTCTTCTGGAGGCAGTGCGCCGCGAAAATGCGCCGCTGGCCTATCTCGCCAATCCCGACAACCCGATGGGAAGCTGGCACGAGAGCCGAGATGTGGTTGCCTTTGCCCGCGCTCTGCCGGAGACATGCCTGCTTATTCTGGATGAGGCCTATAGCGAAACCGCCCCGGCTGGCAGCATCCCTGCGGTCGATGCGCTGATCGATCTGCCAAATGTGCTGCGGATGCGGACATTTTCCAAGGCTTACGGCCTGGCTGGGGCGCGGATCGGCTATGCGATCGGCACGCCCGGAACGGTGTCTGCCTTTGACAAGATCCGCAATCATTTCGGCATGGTGCGTACCTCCGTCGCCGCAGCTCTGGCCGCCCTCGCCGACCAGGACTATCTGACCGCAACCGTCACACGGATCATCGCAGCACGGGAGAGAATTTCCTTAATTGCCCGCCAGAATGGCCTGCAACCATTGGCCTCAGCGACCAATTTCGTGGCGGTGGATTGCGGCCGCGACGCGGCCTATGCCCGCGCTATTGTCAATGGATTGATGCAGCATGGCGTGTTTATCCGCATGCCGGGCGTCGCGCCGCTCAATCGATGTATCCGCATCAGCGCTGGCTTGCCAGAGGATCTCGATTTGCTGGAGCAAGTGCTGCCGATGGTTTTGCGCGATCTCGAGTCGCGCTGA
- a CDS encoding SEL1-like repeat protein, which yields MARFDMQADDMATIGGQPQADIFRIMGLMYATGRGCEQDLVSAHKWLNIAAIKGCDRSVGLRSDLASTMTKSQLAEALRDAREWMTSH from the coding sequence ATGGCACGTTTCGATATGCAGGCAGACGATATGGCCACGATTGGTGGCCAGCCACAGGCTGATATCTTTCGTATCATGGGCCTGATGTATGCCACCGGTCGTGGCTGCGAGCAGGATCTGGTGTCTGCCCATAAATGGCTGAATATCGCCGCGATTAAAGGCTGTGACCGTTCTGTCGGCCTCCGGTCCGATCTGGCCTCCACCATGACCAAGAGCCAGCTGGCAGAAGCGCTCCGTGACGCCCGTGAATGGATGACCTCTCACTGA
- a CDS encoding DUF2147 domain-containing protein, with translation MKTILLAAGLLALSLTSVSAAEPIEGKWKTASGETAEIASCGAAFCITLKTGKHAGKQIGKLSGSSASYTGEVTDPDNDKTYSGSANVQGKSLNLKGCVLAVLCKSQTWTRL, from the coding sequence ATGAAAACTATTTTGCTAGCAGCCGGACTATTGGCCTTGAGCCTGACTAGTGTCAGCGCAGCGGAGCCGATCGAAGGCAAATGGAAGACGGCAAGCGGAGAAACCGCAGAGATCGCCAGCTGTGGCGCAGCCTTTTGCATCACCCTGAAGACGGGCAAGCATGCTGGCAAGCAAATCGGCAAGCTGAGTGGCTCAAGTGCCAGCTATACCGGCGAAGTCACCGATCCGGATAATGACAAGACCTATTCCGGCTCGGCAAATGTTCAGGGCAAGTCCCTCAACTTGAAGGGCTGCGTGTTGGCCGTGCTGTGCAAGAGCCAGACCTGGACCCGGCTGTAA
- a CDS encoding glutathione S-transferase family protein encodes MTAPIELYYWPTPNGWKISILLEELGLPYEVKYINIGKGEQFAPDFLKISPNNRMPAIIDPDGPGGEPISVFESGAILQYLGRKTGKFYPTDERARVEVDQWLFWQMGGLGPMAGQAHHFRQYAPEKIEYGINRYTNEVNRLYGVMNKRLADREFLAGDYSIADMACVGWVVPHANQGQDLNDFPHLKRWFEAMMERPGVKAGIAVGAERRSNVATDEEAKKVLFGQKAR; translated from the coding sequence ATGACAGCGCCTATCGAGCTTTATTACTGGCCCACGCCGAATGGCTGGAAGATTTCCATTTTGTTGGAAGAACTCGGCCTGCCCTATGAGGTGAAATACATCAATATCGGCAAGGGCGAGCAATTCGCGCCGGATTTCCTGAAAATTTCGCCCAATAACCGCATGCCGGCGATCATCGATCCGGATGGTCCTGGCGGCGAGCCGATATCCGTGTTCGAATCTGGCGCCATCCTGCAATATCTGGGACGCAAGACCGGCAAATTCTACCCCACCGACGAGCGGGCCCGCGTCGAGGTGGATCAGTGGCTGTTCTGGCAGATGGGCGGCCTCGGTCCGATGGCCGGACAAGCGCATCATTTCCGCCAATATGCGCCGGAAAAGATCGAATACGGCATCAACCGCTACACCAATGAAGTCAACCGTCTCTATGGCGTGATGAACAAGCGGCTGGCGGATCGGGAGTTTCTGGCGGGCGATTATTCCATTGCCGACATGGCCTGCGTCGGCTGGGTCGTGCCCCATGCCAATCAGGGACAGGACCTCAACGATTTCCCCCATCTGAAGCGCTGGTTTGAGGCGATGATGGAACGTCCGGGGGTCAAGGCAGGCATTGCTGTTGGCGCCGAGCGGCGTAGCAATGTTGCCACCGATGAGGAAGCCAAGAAAGTCCTGTTTGGCCAAAAGGCGCGATAA